One Ricinus communis isolate WT05 ecotype wild-type chromosome 2, ASM1957865v1, whole genome shotgun sequence DNA segment encodes these proteins:
- the LOC8277763 gene encoding E3 ubiquitin ligase BIG BROTHER-related yields MENNQERKRSTDEDEERKQAARRVPLAELNQVRSDFAIAMALQNQESAFNVLTSIESESEEDNEESEDFSSEENNGINDYEFFESQDLEFLEGQDSNSDEDMEEEEDDIDPDELSYEELLALGEFIGEEKRGLSIEEISKCLNPSKYKSVENKSEIDRCVICQVEYQGGEPLVSLLPCQHPYHSECIINWLQVKKICPICTTEVSSSPKLVRK; encoded by the coding sequence ATGGAGAACAACCAAGAAAGGAAGCGATCAActgatgaagatgaagaaagaaagcaaGCTGCGAGAAGGGTTCCACTCGCAGAACTTAATCAAGTTCGTTCTGATTTTGCTATAGCAATGGCTTTGCAAAATCAAGAAAGCGCATTCAATGTCCTAACAAGCATCGAAAGCGAAAGCGAAGAAGATAACGAAGAAAGTGAAGATTTTTCGAGCGAAGAAAATAATGGAATCAATGATTATGAATTCTTCGAGAGCCAGGATTTAGAGTTTCTTGAAGGACAAGATAGTAACAGTGATGAAGAcatggaagaagaagaagatgatatCGATCCGGACGAACTTTCATATGAAGAATTGCTTGCATTAGGGGAATTTATAGGAGAAGAGAAAAGAGGATTATCGATAGAGGAAATATCAAAGTGCTTGAATCCATCAAAGTATAAATCTGTAGAGAACAAAAGTGAGATTGATAGATGTGTGATATGTCAAGTAGAGTATCAAGGAGGTGAGCCCTTAGTATCTCTTCTTCCATGTCAACATCCCTACCATTCTGAATGTATCATCAACTGGCTACAAGTCAAGAAGATTTGCCCTATCTGTACCACTGAGGTTTCATCATCTCCCAAGCTTGTTAGAAAATAA
- the LOC8277762 gene encoding uncharacterized protein LOC8277762 isoform X2 encodes MMGNIIKSFTSGFTNTISDLFTSPLDFLSGKSCSSVCGSTWDFVCYIENFCVANLLKLAMVLALLYIVLLLIYLLYKLRIFECVGHSLCKLAWACMVCWISLWKNCCFFLRDSLIMLKRVSHHHRRDSSEFDTSEDDCYDYEHRTMDVSSRPLSRQMMDYRTAHLRRSLRPKSHRIRVGLSTGSEHGYGRYHHIKHANHGSTVNNIRVIQSSKFVRKGINHRRKGHSRERW; translated from the exons Atg ATGGGCAACATAATTAAATCCTTCACTTCTGGTTTCACTAATACCATAAGCGATCTTTTTACTTCTCCACTTGATTTTCTTTCAGGGAAATCTTGCAG TTCAGTTTGTGGATCAACATGGGATTTTGTTTGTTACATCGAAAATTTCTGCGTTGCCAATCTATTGAAGTTGGCCATGGTGCTGGCTCTACTCTACATCG TTCTCCTACTCATCTATCTTTTGTATAAACTGAGAATCTTCGAATGCGTTGGCCATAGCCTGTGCAAACTGGCATGGGCATGCATGGTCTGTTGGATCTCTTTGTGGAAAAACTGCTGCTTCTTCTTGCGTGATAGTCTTATAATGCTCAAAAGGGTAAGCCATCATCACAGAAGGGACTCAAGTGAGTTTGACACAAGTGAAGACGACTGCTATGACTATGAACATAGAACAATGGATGTGAGCAGTAGGCCACTATCTCGTCAGATGATGGATTACCGGACAGCTCATTTGAGGAGATCTTTAAGGCCAAAAAGTCATCGGATTCGAGTCGGGTTAAGTACAGGATCAGAGCATGGTTATGGAAGATATCATCATATTAAACATGCAAATCATGGTAGCACAGTGAACAATATTAGGGTGATTCAATCATCAAAGTTCGTACGGAAAGGCATAAATCATAGGCGAAAGGGTCATTCAAGAGAAAGGTGGTGA
- the LOC8277762 gene encoding uncharacterized protein LOC8277762 isoform X1, giving the protein MHGDKLDDAVGVAFPDTLWMGNIIKSFTSGFTNTISDLFTSPLDFLSGKSCSSVCGSTWDFVCYIENFCVANLLKLAMVLALLYIVLLLIYLLYKLRIFECVGHSLCKLAWACMVCWISLWKNCCFFLRDSLIMLKRVSHHHRRDSSEFDTSEDDCYDYEHRTMDVSSRPLSRQMMDYRTAHLRRSLRPKSHRIRVGLSTGSEHGYGRYHHIKHANHGSTVNNIRVIQSSKFVRKGINHRRKGHSRERW; this is encoded by the exons atgcatggaGACAAATTGGATGATGCTGTTGGAGTTGCATTCCCCGATACTCTGTGG ATGGGCAACATAATTAAATCCTTCACTTCTGGTTTCACTAATACCATAAGCGATCTTTTTACTTCTCCACTTGATTTTCTTTCAGGGAAATCTTGCAG TTCAGTTTGTGGATCAACATGGGATTTTGTTTGTTACATCGAAAATTTCTGCGTTGCCAATCTATTGAAGTTGGCCATGGTGCTGGCTCTACTCTACATCG TTCTCCTACTCATCTATCTTTTGTATAAACTGAGAATCTTCGAATGCGTTGGCCATAGCCTGTGCAAACTGGCATGGGCATGCATGGTCTGTTGGATCTCTTTGTGGAAAAACTGCTGCTTCTTCTTGCGTGATAGTCTTATAATGCTCAAAAGGGTAAGCCATCATCACAGAAGGGACTCAAGTGAGTTTGACACAAGTGAAGACGACTGCTATGACTATGAACATAGAACAATGGATGTGAGCAGTAGGCCACTATCTCGTCAGATGATGGATTACCGGACAGCTCATTTGAGGAGATCTTTAAGGCCAAAAAGTCATCGGATTCGAGTCGGGTTAAGTACAGGATCAGAGCATGGTTATGGAAGATATCATCATATTAAACATGCAAATCATGGTAGCACAGTGAACAATATTAGGGTGATTCAATCATCAAAGTTCGTACGGAAAGGCATAAATCATAGGCGAAAGGGTCATTCAAGAGAAAGGTGGTGA
- the LOC8277762 gene encoding uncharacterized protein LOC8277762 isoform X3, protein MGNIIKSFTSGFTNTISDLFTSPLDFLSGKSCSSVCGSTWDFVCYIENFCVANLLKLAMVLALLYIVLLLIYLLYKLRIFECVGHSLCKLAWACMVCWISLWKNCCFFLRDSLIMLKRVSHHHRRDSSEFDTSEDDCYDYEHRTMDVSSRPLSRQMMDYRTAHLRRSLRPKSHRIRVGLSTGSEHGYGRYHHIKHANHGSTVNNIRVIQSSKFVRKGINHRRKGHSRERW, encoded by the exons ATGGGCAACATAATTAAATCCTTCACTTCTGGTTTCACTAATACCATAAGCGATCTTTTTACTTCTCCACTTGATTTTCTTTCAGGGAAATCTTGCAG TTCAGTTTGTGGATCAACATGGGATTTTGTTTGTTACATCGAAAATTTCTGCGTTGCCAATCTATTGAAGTTGGCCATGGTGCTGGCTCTACTCTACATCG TTCTCCTACTCATCTATCTTTTGTATAAACTGAGAATCTTCGAATGCGTTGGCCATAGCCTGTGCAAACTGGCATGGGCATGCATGGTCTGTTGGATCTCTTTGTGGAAAAACTGCTGCTTCTTCTTGCGTGATAGTCTTATAATGCTCAAAAGGGTAAGCCATCATCACAGAAGGGACTCAAGTGAGTTTGACACAAGTGAAGACGACTGCTATGACTATGAACATAGAACAATGGATGTGAGCAGTAGGCCACTATCTCGTCAGATGATGGATTACCGGACAGCTCATTTGAGGAGATCTTTAAGGCCAAAAAGTCATCGGATTCGAGTCGGGTTAAGTACAGGATCAGAGCATGGTTATGGAAGATATCATCATATTAAACATGCAAATCATGGTAGCACAGTGAACAATATTAGGGTGATTCAATCATCAAAGTTCGTACGGAAAGGCATAAATCATAGGCGAAAGGGTCATTCAAGAGAAAGGTGGTGA
- the LOC8279392 gene encoding proteasome subunit beta type-3-A → MSIFEYNGSALIAMVGKNCFAIASDRRLGVQLQTIATDFQRIYKIHDRLFLGLSGLATDAQTLYQRLVFRHKLYQLREERDMNPETFASLVSALLYEKRFGPYFCQPVIAGLSDENKPFICTMDSIGAKELARDFVVAGTASESLYGACESMFKPDLEAEELTEIISQALLSSVDRDCLSGWGGHVYVVTPTEVTERILKGRMD, encoded by the exons ATGTCG ATCTTCGAGTACAATGGAAGTGCCCTAATAGCAATGGTTGGGAAGAACTGCTTTGCAATAGCTAGCGATCGGAGACTCGGTGTTCAGCTCCAAACAATCGCCACTGATTTCCAGAGAATCTACAAAATTCATGATCGTCTCTTTTTAGGTCTTTCTGGCCTTGCCACCGATGCTCAAACTCT CTACCAGAGGTTAGTTTTCCGTCACAAATTGTACCAGTTGCGAGAAGAGAGAGATATGAATCCTGAGACTTTTGCTAGCCTTGTCTCCGCTCTTCTTTATGAGAAAAg GTTCGGTCCATACTTCTGTCAGCCTGTAATTGCTGGATTGAGTGATGAAAACAAGCCTTTTATCTGCACTATGGATTCAATTGGTGCCAA GGAACTCGCCAGAGATTTTGTTGTTGCTGGCACAGCCTCAGAGTCACTTTATGGTGCTTGTGAATCAATGTTCAAGCCTGATTTG GAAGCTGAAGAATTGACAGAAATAATATCTCAAGCACTGCTTTCATCAGTAGATCGGGACTGTTTGAGTGGTTGGGGTGGACATGTCTATGTTGT TACTCCCACAGAAGTTACAGAAAGAATCTTGAAAGGAAGGATGGATTGA
- the LOC8279391 gene encoding beta-galactosidase 16-like, translating to MEQLQVHYYYYSKMVCMLFWLGFAFLSMAIITVQGKAGNVTYDGRSLIINGEHRILFSGSIHYPRSTPEMWPSLISKAKEGGVDVIQTYVFWNMHEPTQGQYDFDGRKDLVKFLLEVQAQGLYAALRIGPFIEGEWTYGGLPFWLHDVSGIVFRSDNEPFKKHMQRFVTKIVNMMKYNQLYASQGGPIIISQIENEYQNVETAFHEKGSRYVHWAANMAVRLNTGVPWVMCKQTDAPDPVINTCNGMRCGETFAGPNSPNKPSMWTENWTSFYQVFGGEPYIRTAEDIAFHVALFIARNGSYVNYYMYHGGTNFGRTGSAFVTTSYYDQAPLDEYGLIRQPKWGHLKDLHAKIKSCSKTLIRGTHQTFPLGRLQEAYVFREKSGDCVAFLVNNDGRRDVTVRFQNRSYELPHKSISILPDCKSITFNTAKVNTQYATRSATLSQEFSSVGKWEEYKETVATFDSTSLRAKTLLDHLSTTKDTSDYLWYTFRFQNHFSRPQSTLRAYSRGHVLHAYVNGVYAGSAHGSHESTSFTLENSVRLKNGTNNVALLSVTVGLPDSGAYLERRVAGLHRVRIQNKDFTTYSWGYQVGLLGEKLQIYTDNGLNKVSWNEFRGTTQPLTWYKTQFDAPAGSDPIALNLHSMGKGEAWVNGQSIGRYWVSFSTSKGNPSQTRYHIPQSFVKPTGNLLVLLEEEKGYPPGITVDSISISKVCGHVSESHKSVVQLSCPPNRNISRILFSSFGTPEGNCNQYAIGKCHSSNSRAIVEKACIGKTKCIILRSNRFFGGDPCPGIRKGLLVDAKCT from the exons atggagCAGTTGCAAgtgcattattattattactccAAGATGGTTTGCATGCTCTTTTGgcttgggtttgcttttctGTCGATGGCAATCATCACTGTCCAAGGAAAAGCAGGCAATGTAACATACGATGGGAGGTCTTTAATCATCAATGGTGAACATCGAATTCTCTTCTCTGGTTCCATTCATTATCCCCGTAGCACTCCTGAG atGTGGCCATCTTTAATATCCAAAGCCAAGGAAGGAGGTGTGGACGTTATACAGACTTATGTATTTTGGAACATGCACGAACCCACACAAGGGCAG TATGATTTTGATGGAAGAAAGGATCTAGTGAAGTTTTTACTGGAAGTCCAGGCACAAGGTCTATATGCTGCCCTAAGAATTGGTCCCTTCATTGAGGGTGAATGGACATACGG GGGACTACCATTTTGGTTGCATGACGTCTCAGGCATCGTCTTCCGATCTGATAATGAACCTTTCAAG AAACACATGCAAAGATTTGTAACCAAAATAGTAAACATGATGAAGTACAACCAACTTTACGCCTCACAGGGAGGGCCAATCATAATATCACAG ATTGAGAATGAGTACCAGAACGTTGAAACAGCATTTCATGAAAAAGGATCAAGGTATGTTCATTGGGCGGCAAACATGGCTGTGAGGCTGAATACTGGCGTTCCTTGGGTGATGTGTAAGCAAACTGATGCTCCTGATCCAGTG ATTAACACATGCAATGGAATGCGATGTGGAGAAACATTTGCAGGACCCAACTCGCCAAATAAACCATCAATGTGGACAGAAAACTGGACAAGTTT ctatcaagtttttggtggAGAGCCCTACATCAGAACAGCTGAAGACATAGCATTTCATGTTGCTTTATTCATTGCCAGAAATGGAAGCTACGTGAACTATTACATG TACCATGGAGGAACCAATTTTGGAAGAACGGGCTCTGCATTTGTAACAACAAGTTACTATGATCAAGCCCCGCTTGATGAGTACG GTTTGATTAGGCAACCTAAATGGGGCCATCTTAAGGATCTCCATGCCAAAATAAAGTCATGCTCAAAGACTTTAATTAGAGGAACACATCAAACTTTTCCTTTGGGTCGACTACAAGaa GCTTATGTTTTTAGAGAGAAGTCAGGGGACTGTGTGGCCTTTCTGGTAAACAATGATGGGAGACGAGATGTCACAGTCCGCTTCCAGAATAGGTCATATGAGTTGCCTCATAAGTCGATCAGCATTCTACCAGACTGCAAGTCCATAACTTTCAATACAGCAAAG GTAAACACACAATATGCTACAAGGTCAGCTACATTGAGCCAGGAGTTCAGCTCAGTAGGAAAATGGGAAGAATACAAAGAAACTGTTGCTACATTTGACAGTACTTCTTTAAGAGCAAAAACCTTGTTAGATCACCTGAGCACAACCAAAGATACATCTGACTACCTTTGGTACACTTTCAG atttcaaaatcatttcTCTCGTCCTCAGTCTACATTACGAGCGTACTCACGTGGACACGTTTTGCATGCATATGTTAATGGAGTATATGCTG GATCTGCTCATGGAAGTCACGAAAGTACAAGCTTCACCCTAGAGAATTCGGTTCGTCTTAAAAATGGGACAAACAATGTTGCCTTACTAAGTGTAACAGTCGGATTACCG GATTCAGGAGCATATCTTGAACGTAGGGTTGCTGGATTACATAGGGTAAGAATTCAGAACAAGGATTTCACTACTTACTCATGGGGATATCAG GTTGGGTTGTTAGGAGAGAAGTTACAGATTTACACAGATAATGGATTGAACAAAGTAAGTTGGAATGAGTTTAGAGGCACTACTCAACCTCTCACATGGTATAAG ACTCAATTTGATGCACCAGCAGGGAGTGACCCAATTGCACTGAATCTTCACTCCATGGGAAAGGGGGAAGCTTGGGTAAACGGACAAAGCATAGGCCGGTATTGGGTTTCTTTTAGTACTTCCAAAGGAAATCCTTCCCAAACAAG GTATCATATACCTCAATCTTTCGTCAAACCAACTGGCAACCTATTGGTTCTActagaagaagagaaaggatACCCCCCTGGAATAACTGTAGACTCTatttcaatctcaaaagtaTGTGGGCATGTGTCTGAATCACACAAGTCTGTAGTTCAACTTAGTTGCCCTCCAAACAGGAACATTTCCAGGATCCTGTTTTCAAGCTTTGGAACTCCCGAGGGTAACTGTAATCAGTATGCCATTGGAAAGTGCCATTCATCCAATTCCAGAGCCATTGTGGAAAAA GCCTGTATAGGGAAGACAAAGTGTATAATCCTGCGATCCAATAGATTTTTTGGTGGTGACCCATGTCCAGGCATCCGTAAAGGTCTGCTAGTTGATGCCAAATGCACGTGA
- the LOC8279390 gene encoding N-glycosylase/DNA lyase OGG1 isoform X2, with protein MRRPIPQIPHSTAAAKSPTPSPTTPPQTIKITSRKHKKSLIKPITTTNWNALNLTQSELSLPLTFPTGQTFRWKQTGHHQYTGTLGPHLISLKHHHQNGNVYYHIHTTPSETAAKSALLDFLNINVSLANIWADFSASDSRFAELAMHLKGARVLRQDPLECLIQFLCSSNNNIARITKMVDYVSSLGQYLGNVEGFEFYEFPDLERLGLVTEEQLRAAGFGYRAKYITGTIDALQLKPGGGVEWLTALRKLDLQVVIDALCTLPGVGPKVAACIALFSLDQHHAIPVDTHVWQIATRHLLPELAGARLTPKLCSRVADAFVSKYGKYAGWAQTLLFIAELPPQKSLLPSSFWTVKEIKSANKKDSEADSEP; from the exons ATGAGACGACCAATACCTCAAATCCCACACTCCACCGCCGCCGCTAAATCACCAACGCCATCACCTACCACCCCGCCACAAACCATCAAAATCACCTCaagaaaacacaaaaaatCCCTCATCAAACCAATTACCACAACAAACTGGAACGCACTTAACCTAACCCAATCAGAACTCTCGCTCCCTCTCACATTCCCAACAGGCCAAACCTTCCGCTGGAAACAAACAGGTCATCACCAATACACCGGAACTCTGGGCCCACATTTAATCTCACTCAAACACCATCACCAAAACGGCAACGTTTACTATCACATTCACACAACCCCCTCGGAAACCGCTGCTAAATCGGCTCTCCTCGACTTCCTCAACATCAACGTTTCCCTAGCCAATATATGGGCCGATTTCTCGGCCTCCGATTCGCGTTTTGCTGAGCTGGCCATGCATTTAAAAGGAGCTAGGGTTTTGAGGCAGGATCCATTAGAGTGTTTGATTCAATTTCTTTGCTCTTCGAATAATAACATTGCGAGAATTACTAAAATGGTGGATTATGTATCTTCTTTAGGTCAATATTTAGGGAATGTTGAAGGTTTTGAGTTTTATGAGTTTCCAGATTTGGAAAGATTAGGTTTGGTCACTGAGGAACAGCTTAGAGCAGCTGGTTTTGGTTATAG AGCAAAATATATAACTGGAACCATAGATGCTTTGCAATTAAAACCTGGTGGTGGTGTTGAGTGGCTTACGGCTCTTCGGAAATTGGATCTTCAAGTGGTGATTGATGCTCTTTGTACATTACCTGGAGTTGGTCCAAAAGTGGCAGCTTGCATTGCTCTATTTTCACTGGATCAACACCATGCTATTCCTGTTGATACGCATGTGTGGCAG ATTGCTACAAGACACCTCCTACCTGAGCTTGCAGGTGCCCGCTTGACGCCTAAGCTATGCAGCCGAGTGGCAGATGCATTTGTAAGCAAATATGGGAAATATGCTGGCTGGGCACAAACTTTACTTTTCATTGCTGAGTTGCCCCCACAAAAATCTCTTTtaccatcaagtttttggacTGTCAAAGAGATTAAATCTGCTAACAAGAAAGACAGTGAAGCAGACAGTG AACCATAG
- the LOC8279390 gene encoding N-glycosylase/DNA lyase OGG1 isoform X1 has product MRRPIPQIPHSTAAAKSPTPSPTTPPQTIKITSRKHKKSLIKPITTTNWNALNLTQSELSLPLTFPTGQTFRWKQTGHHQYTGTLGPHLISLKHHHQNGNVYYHIHTTPSETAAKSALLDFLNINVSLANIWADFSASDSRFAELAMHLKGARVLRQDPLECLIQFLCSSNNNIARITKMVDYVSSLGQYLGNVEGFEFYEFPDLERLGLVTEEQLRAAGFGYRAKYITGTIDALQLKPGGGVEWLTALRKLDLQVVIDALCTLPGVGPKVAACIALFSLDQHHAIPVDTHVWQIATRHLLPELAGARLTPKLCSRVADAFVSKYGKYAGWAQTLLFIAELPPQKSLLPSSFWTVKEIKSANKKDSEADSGNLCCN; this is encoded by the exons ATGAGACGACCAATACCTCAAATCCCACACTCCACCGCCGCCGCTAAATCACCAACGCCATCACCTACCACCCCGCCACAAACCATCAAAATCACCTCaagaaaacacaaaaaatCCCTCATCAAACCAATTACCACAACAAACTGGAACGCACTTAACCTAACCCAATCAGAACTCTCGCTCCCTCTCACATTCCCAACAGGCCAAACCTTCCGCTGGAAACAAACAGGTCATCACCAATACACCGGAACTCTGGGCCCACATTTAATCTCACTCAAACACCATCACCAAAACGGCAACGTTTACTATCACATTCACACAACCCCCTCGGAAACCGCTGCTAAATCGGCTCTCCTCGACTTCCTCAACATCAACGTTTCCCTAGCCAATATATGGGCCGATTTCTCGGCCTCCGATTCGCGTTTTGCTGAGCTGGCCATGCATTTAAAAGGAGCTAGGGTTTTGAGGCAGGATCCATTAGAGTGTTTGATTCAATTTCTTTGCTCTTCGAATAATAACATTGCGAGAATTACTAAAATGGTGGATTATGTATCTTCTTTAGGTCAATATTTAGGGAATGTTGAAGGTTTTGAGTTTTATGAGTTTCCAGATTTGGAAAGATTAGGTTTGGTCACTGAGGAACAGCTTAGAGCAGCTGGTTTTGGTTATAG AGCAAAATATATAACTGGAACCATAGATGCTTTGCAATTAAAACCTGGTGGTGGTGTTGAGTGGCTTACGGCTCTTCGGAAATTGGATCTTCAAGTGGTGATTGATGCTCTTTGTACATTACCTGGAGTTGGTCCAAAAGTGGCAGCTTGCATTGCTCTATTTTCACTGGATCAACACCATGCTATTCCTGTTGATACGCATGTGTGGCAG ATTGCTACAAGACACCTCCTACCTGAGCTTGCAGGTGCCCGCTTGACGCCTAAGCTATGCAGCCGAGTGGCAGATGCATTTGTAAGCAAATATGGGAAATATGCTGGCTGGGCACAAACTTTACTTTTCATTGCTGAGTTGCCCCCACAAAAATCTCTTTtaccatcaagtttttggacTGTCAAAGAGATTAAATCTGCTAACAAGAAAGACAGTGAAGCAGACAGTGGTAATTTATGCTGTAATTAG
- the LOC8279390 gene encoding N-glycosylase/DNA lyase OGG1 isoform X3 produces the protein MRRPIPQIPHSTAAAKSPTPSPTTPPQTIKITSRKHKKSLIKPITTTNWNALNLTQSELSLPLTFPTGQTFRWKQTGHHQYTGTLGPHLISLKHHHQNGNVYYHIHTTPSETAAKSALLDFLNINVSLANIWADFSASDSRFAELAMHLKGARVLRQDPLECLIQFLCSSNNNIARITKMVDYVSSLGQYLGNVEGFEFYEFPDLERLGLVTEEQLRAAGFGYRAKYITGTIDALQLKPGGGVEWLTALRKLDLQVVIDALCTLPGVGPKVAACIALFSLDQHHAIPVDTHVWQKLGRRWE, from the exons ATGAGACGACCAATACCTCAAATCCCACACTCCACCGCCGCCGCTAAATCACCAACGCCATCACCTACCACCCCGCCACAAACCATCAAAATCACCTCaagaaaacacaaaaaatCCCTCATCAAACCAATTACCACAACAAACTGGAACGCACTTAACCTAACCCAATCAGAACTCTCGCTCCCTCTCACATTCCCAACAGGCCAAACCTTCCGCTGGAAACAAACAGGTCATCACCAATACACCGGAACTCTGGGCCCACATTTAATCTCACTCAAACACCATCACCAAAACGGCAACGTTTACTATCACATTCACACAACCCCCTCGGAAACCGCTGCTAAATCGGCTCTCCTCGACTTCCTCAACATCAACGTTTCCCTAGCCAATATATGGGCCGATTTCTCGGCCTCCGATTCGCGTTTTGCTGAGCTGGCCATGCATTTAAAAGGAGCTAGGGTTTTGAGGCAGGATCCATTAGAGTGTTTGATTCAATTTCTTTGCTCTTCGAATAATAACATTGCGAGAATTACTAAAATGGTGGATTATGTATCTTCTTTAGGTCAATATTTAGGGAATGTTGAAGGTTTTGAGTTTTATGAGTTTCCAGATTTGGAAAGATTAGGTTTGGTCACTGAGGAACAGCTTAGAGCAGCTGGTTTTGGTTATAG AGCAAAATATATAACTGGAACCATAGATGCTTTGCAATTAAAACCTGGTGGTGGTGTTGAGTGGCTTACGGCTCTTCGGAAATTGGATCTTCAAGTGGTGATTGATGCTCTTTGTACATTACCTGGAGTTGGTCCAAAAGTGGCAGCTTGCATTGCTCTATTTTCACTGGATCAACACCATGCTATTCCTGTTGATACGCATGTGTGGCAG AAGTTAGGAAGAAGATGGGAGTAG